A region of Pyxidicoccus parkwaysis DNA encodes the following proteins:
- a CDS encoding ABC transporter substrate-binding protein: MNEPIRAALVALVLVGVCACKPLDAWEYTPAADSITLAVIETRIPRRTGFGARLAAEEINLAGGVLGRKVEVIVAQDRLCDEDHAPEVVRGLLERGIVAIVGATCSAATRTDLDVVAPDAANVVIVSPTSSSSTLTGLPNFYRTIANDNRQGPLLAEEVRRQGVDAAAIIHVDDIYGIGLADGFEQRFTALGGRILTRVGHPTDKTTGFTDEVRRLYAAGKPQAIVIMGFSVGAAGLSRDLAASADIQGVRFFASEAVFGPGFLTSADATVAQGMQGLVPTAALDDPNRQRFVDAYESATGEGFDIEDSGRLQRTYDAVYLLGLAMARGGAATTEAIRDNIIAVSGTKNAVGTPVNVGEFARALELLRAGQEVNYEGASGPLDLDENGEPSRGTYLLWRIDGGQFVFDKSLRFP; encoded by the coding sequence GTGAACGAACCCATCCGCGCCGCGCTGGTCGCGCTCGTCCTCGTGGGCGTCTGTGCCTGTAAGCCGCTAGACGCATGGGAGTACACGCCCGCCGCGGACTCCATCACGCTGGCCGTCATCGAGACGCGCATCCCCCGGCGCACGGGGTTTGGGGCGCGGCTGGCCGCTGAAGAAATCAACCTCGCGGGAGGCGTGCTCGGCAGGAAGGTGGAGGTCATCGTGGCGCAGGACCGGCTGTGCGACGAGGACCACGCGCCAGAGGTCGTGCGCGGGCTCCTCGAGCGGGGCATCGTGGCCATCGTCGGCGCCACGTGCAGCGCGGCGACCCGGACGGACCTCGACGTCGTCGCGCCCGACGCGGCGAACGTGGTCATCGTCTCGCCCACCTCGTCGTCGTCCACGCTCACCGGGCTCCCCAACTTCTATCGCACCATCGCCAACGACAACCGCCAGGGGCCGCTCCTGGCCGAGGAGGTCCGCCGCCAGGGCGTGGACGCCGCAGCCATCATCCACGTCGACGACATCTATGGCATTGGCCTCGCGGACGGCTTCGAGCAGCGCTTCACCGCGCTCGGCGGCCGCATCCTGACGCGGGTGGGGCACCCCACGGACAAGACCACCGGCTTCACGGACGAGGTCCGGCGCCTCTACGCCGCCGGAAAGCCCCAGGCCATCGTCATCATGGGGTTCTCGGTGGGCGCCGCCGGCCTGTCGAGAGACCTGGCGGCTTCCGCCGACATCCAGGGCGTGCGGTTCTTCGCCTCGGAGGCGGTGTTCGGCCCGGGCTTCCTCACGAGCGCGGATGCCACCGTTGCCCAGGGCATGCAGGGCCTCGTCCCCACGGCGGCCCTGGATGACCCGAACCGGCAGCGCTTCGTGGACGCCTATGAGTCCGCCACCGGGGAGGGCTTCGACATCGAGGACTCCGGCCGGCTCCAGCGGACCTACGACGCCGTCTACCTCCTGGGGCTCGCCATGGCGAGGGGCGGCGCGGCGACCACCGAGGCGATTCGCGACAACATCATCGCCGTCTCGGGCACCAAGAACGCGGTGGGGACTCCCGTCAACGTGGGCGAGTTCGCCAGGGCGCTGGAGCTCCTGCGGGCGGGGCAGGAGGTCAACTACGAGGGCGCCTCCGGGCCGCTGGACCTGGACGAGAACGGTGAGCCCTCCCGAGGCACCTATCTGCTCTGGCGCATCGACGGCGGCCAGTTCGTGTTCGACAAGTCCCTGCGTTTCCCTTGA
- a CDS encoding ATP-binding protein: MKYWESLSLRSKLTVLLFIGLLVPMGTGLGIVAVRDIRSFREDLISTTSLAAAVASEYSAAALAFQDEVAARQTLVRLASLPELEFATIQDARGHLLASYRRPGVPGGVPLPVVPVEGRWVRLDARHLNVIQPVIHEGVRYGSLRVQASAVPLQARINAYLLGILVVAVGVAGLSLGLAFLLQRLITRRILALAEVARVVAEKGDYSVRARKVSDDEIGFLADTFNTMLVEVGRRQREAQEAIRVREEFLSIASHELRTPLTPLKLEVQSLTRAAARGTLSDQGTGLLQRDLGLIGKQLRRLETLIYNLLDVSRITSGKLQLDLEEVDLVALLQEAIQRLSEECRTSQTVISLEVEQPVVGRWDPARLDQVLSNLLGNALKYGAGRPIEVGVGQRDGTAWLSVRDHGVGIAEEDQARIFDRFERAVSVRHYGGLGLGLYIAQSIAASHGGRIRVESQQGAGATFIVELPVEGPPWEGSRDVEADASHPTH, translated from the coding sequence ATGAAGTACTGGGAGTCGCTCTCGCTGCGAAGCAAGCTGACGGTGTTGCTCTTCATCGGGCTGCTCGTCCCCATGGGAACGGGGCTCGGCATCGTCGCCGTGAGAGACATCCGGTCCTTCCGCGAGGACCTCATCTCCACGACGTCGCTGGCCGCGGCCGTGGCCAGTGAGTACAGCGCCGCGGCGCTCGCCTTCCAGGACGAGGTGGCGGCGCGGCAGACACTCGTGCGGCTGGCGTCGCTCCCGGAGTTGGAGTTCGCCACGATTCAGGACGCGCGAGGCCACCTCCTCGCGTCGTACCGGCGTCCGGGGGTTCCGGGAGGCGTCCCGCTCCCCGTCGTCCCCGTGGAGGGGCGGTGGGTGCGGCTGGATGCCAGACACCTCAACGTCATCCAGCCCGTCATCCACGAAGGAGTGCGCTACGGCAGCCTCCGCGTGCAGGCCTCGGCTGTCCCGCTCCAGGCCCGCATCAATGCCTATCTGCTCGGCATCCTGGTGGTGGCGGTGGGAGTGGCCGGGCTCTCACTGGGGCTGGCGTTCCTGCTGCAGCGCCTCATCACCCGGCGCATCCTCGCGCTGGCGGAGGTGGCGCGCGTCGTCGCCGAAAAGGGCGACTACTCCGTCAGGGCCCGGAAGGTGAGCGACGACGAGATTGGCTTCCTGGCGGACACCTTCAACACCATGTTGGTGGAGGTGGGGCGCCGGCAGCGGGAGGCGCAGGAGGCCATCCGGGTGCGTGAGGAATTCCTCTCCATCGCCTCACACGAGCTGAGGACTCCCCTCACCCCGCTCAAGCTGGAGGTCCAATCCCTCACACGGGCCGCCGCGCGAGGGACACTGTCGGACCAGGGGACGGGACTGTTGCAGAGGGATTTGGGGCTCATCGGCAAGCAACTCCGGCGGCTGGAGACGCTCATCTACAACCTCCTGGATGTCTCGCGAATCACCAGCGGCAAGCTCCAATTGGACTTGGAGGAGGTGGACCTCGTGGCCCTCCTCCAGGAAGCGATTCAGCGGCTCTCCGAGGAGTGCCGCACCAGTCAGACTGTCATCTCCCTGGAGGTGGAGCAGCCGGTGGTGGGCCGGTGGGACCCGGCGAGGTTGGACCAGGTGCTCAGTAACCTCCTGGGCAATGCGCTCAAGTACGGAGCCGGCAGGCCCATTGAAGTGGGGGTGGGCCAGCGGGATGGCACCGCGTGGTTGAGCGTCAGGGACCACGGGGTGGGCATCGCGGAGGAGGACCAGGCGCGCATCTTCGACCGGTTCGAGCGCGCGGTGTCGGTGCGCCACTACGGCGGGCTGGGGCTGGGGCTCTACATCGCCCAGAGCATCGCCGCCAGCCACGGCGGACGCATCCGCGTGGAGAGCCAGCAGGGCGCGGGAGCGACGTTCATCGTCGAGCTGCCCGTGGAAGGCCCTCCGTGGGAAGGCTCACGGGACGTAGAGGCGGACGCCTCGCATCCCACGCACTGA
- a CDS encoding YfiR family protein, whose translation MRSQPILLYATWVFALLVLLEGVARAQAPVEAELKAEFLERFTRFIDWPDTEFESPESPFSLCLLGHTPLEPYLAQMARTRRIKGHAIQVRLLGGPSEVGGCELVWIPPEAAGSLDKLLAHTSGKAILTVGDTEGLAARGAHINLKREGTRLTFDINMAQAKRSGLRFSSQLLQLGHLVGGEAPP comes from the coding sequence ATGAGGTCTCAGCCCATTCTCCTCTACGCCACGTGGGTCTTCGCCCTCCTCGTCCTCCTGGAGGGCGTGGCCCGGGCGCAGGCTCCCGTCGAGGCGGAGCTGAAGGCCGAGTTCCTGGAGCGCTTCACGCGGTTCATCGACTGGCCGGACACTGAGTTCGAGAGCCCGGAATCGCCCTTCTCCCTCTGCCTGCTGGGGCACACCCCGCTGGAGCCCTATCTGGCGCAGATGGCCCGGACCCGCCGTATCAAGGGCCACGCCATCCAGGTCCGATTGTTGGGTGGGCCGAGCGAGGTGGGAGGCTGCGAGCTGGTCTGGATTCCTCCCGAGGCCGCGGGCTCGCTGGACAAGCTGCTGGCGCACACCTCGGGCAAGGCCATCCTCACCGTGGGGGACACCGAGGGACTGGCCGCGCGCGGAGCGCACATCAACCTGAAGCGGGAGGGCACGCGGCTCACGTTCGACATCAACATGGCCCAGGCGAAGCGCAGCGGGCTGCGCTTCAGCTCGCAGTTGCTGCAACTGGGGCACCTGGTGGGCGGGGAGGCGCCTCCATGA
- a CDS encoding HlyD family secretion protein — MNGLRFIRRMFALILGGFGLGAVLFATVEVNAVVHVREGEVLSYRPRSVHKAPYEVRVVAQYVKEGDTVQEGQLLMLLDNEEVDAASRKAEADYAALEEELRTVVEQMDNASEQAVRHRRQLALLQEKHGVDKAQVRESLDAYSRQLELAREQQALAEVKEERSRDLVARGLLSKEEHETDQRGVLEARSAATELRRLRREQEATKLKLGGTYRDELTRVELELLGAEAARLSLLERANKLRREVEKQREEKELRVRLAARREVRADIRGTIRYVYNTKASSDRILSGEILVEVAPVLEEGSALYAKFKLTQDEVKRVLAGQPANLKVDAFHFHRYGVLRGRVRYVSPPNDANEFFAIVDLPPPHPFEVRPGYKVRGEIVTGRMKLYELVLSKLFDRVEG; from the coding sequence ATGAATGGCCTGCGCTTCATCCGGCGGATGTTCGCCCTGATTCTGGGAGGCTTCGGCCTCGGGGCGGTGCTCTTCGCGACGGTGGAGGTCAATGCCGTCGTCCACGTCCGCGAGGGCGAGGTGCTCTCCTACCGCCCCCGCTCCGTCCACAAGGCGCCGTACGAGGTGCGGGTGGTGGCCCAGTACGTCAAGGAGGGAGACACGGTCCAGGAGGGGCAGCTCTTGATGCTCCTGGACAACGAGGAGGTCGATGCCGCCTCGCGAAAGGCGGAGGCGGACTACGCGGCCCTGGAGGAGGAGCTGCGCACGGTGGTGGAGCAGATGGACAACGCGAGCGAGCAGGCCGTGCGCCACCGCCGCCAGCTCGCCCTTCTGCAAGAGAAACATGGGGTGGACAAGGCCCAGGTCCGCGAGAGCCTGGACGCGTACTCGCGCCAGCTGGAGCTCGCCCGCGAGCAGCAGGCGCTGGCGGAGGTGAAGGAGGAGCGCAGCCGCGACCTGGTGGCGCGAGGGCTCCTTTCGAAGGAGGAGCACGAGACGGACCAACGCGGCGTGCTGGAGGCAAGGAGCGCCGCCACCGAGCTGCGGAGGCTCCGGCGGGAGCAGGAGGCGACGAAGCTGAAGCTGGGCGGCACCTACCGCGACGAGCTCACCCGCGTCGAGCTGGAGCTGCTCGGCGCGGAGGCGGCGCGGCTGTCCCTGCTCGAGCGGGCCAACAAGCTGCGCAGGGAGGTGGAGAAGCAGCGCGAGGAGAAGGAGCTGCGCGTCCGGCTCGCGGCGCGGCGGGAGGTGCGGGCGGACATCCGCGGCACCATCCGCTACGTCTACAACACGAAGGCGAGCAGCGACCGGATTCTCTCGGGAGAAATCCTGGTCGAGGTGGCGCCCGTGCTGGAGGAGGGCAGCGCGCTGTATGCGAAGTTCAAGCTGACGCAGGACGAGGTGAAGCGGGTGCTGGCGGGCCAGCCGGCGAACCTCAAGGTGGACGCGTTCCACTTCCACCGGTACGGCGTGCTCAGGGGGCGCGTCCGCTACGTCTCCCCGCCGAACGATGCCAACGAGTTCTTCGCCATCGTGGACCTGCCCCCGCCCCACCCGTTCGAGGTCCGCCCGGGCTACAAGGTGCGTGGGGAGATTGTCACCGGGCGGATGAAGCTCTACGAGCTCGTCCTGTCGAAGCTCTTCGACCGCGTCGAGGGGTGA
- a CDS encoding protein kinase domain-containing protein → MRQQRLYVFPEYFELRPLSEDEGSNLLGGSEALTGASVGERFVVENTRDNQHCYLVNLAIKSYLELFRQPRSEEAALEELARQAGCPTEAIAPTVRTFFQRMRRAGVLRSAGTDLQEESTWALTPGQVLGEYRVGALIVDKVDVALHHARQVGTGLPAVLKVFVLQGPRAKRERELFEREFSLMAGLAPHENICRLLAFHAGEPCYAVLEYAGTTPIRRATTNVCLSLPERVRIGAEALAALAHLHHHGLLHGDVHSRNFMLTDEHRVKLIDFGLARRSSDAAEASSVPHGGLPAFMPPERIEPGSLSISSRPGDMRSEVFQLGVLLHLILTSQEPFPEKVLWRRLAQSIRAQPAPRAVWAPEGERIPDALADVIGRALAKVPEERFPSAVELLEAWRRDARTLRARERAHP, encoded by the coding sequence ATGAGACAACAACGCCTCTATGTGTTTCCGGAGTACTTCGAGCTCCGTCCGTTGAGCGAGGACGAGGGCTCGAATCTCCTGGGTGGCTCGGAAGCGCTCACCGGCGCAAGCGTCGGCGAGCGCTTCGTGGTGGAGAATACACGCGACAACCAGCACTGCTACCTCGTCAACCTGGCCATCAAGAGCTACCTGGAGCTGTTCAGGCAGCCGCGCTCGGAGGAGGCCGCGCTCGAGGAGCTGGCGCGCCAGGCGGGGTGTCCCACGGAGGCCATCGCCCCCACGGTGCGGACCTTCTTCCAGCGCATGCGACGCGCTGGCGTCCTGCGCTCCGCGGGGACGGACCTCCAGGAGGAGTCCACCTGGGCGCTCACTCCCGGGCAGGTGCTCGGTGAGTACCGCGTCGGAGCGCTGATTGTGGACAAGGTGGACGTGGCGCTCCACCACGCGCGGCAGGTAGGCACCGGGCTGCCCGCGGTGCTCAAGGTCTTCGTCCTGCAGGGGCCCAGGGCGAAGCGGGAGCGCGAGCTCTTCGAGCGGGAGTTCTCCCTCATGGCCGGGCTGGCCCCCCATGAGAACATCTGCCGCCTCCTGGCCTTCCACGCCGGGGAGCCCTGCTACGCGGTGCTGGAGTACGCCGGCACCACGCCCATCCGCCGGGCCACGACGAACGTCTGCCTGTCGCTGCCGGAGCGGGTGCGCATCGGCGCCGAGGCGCTCGCCGCGCTCGCCCACCTGCACCACCACGGCTTGCTGCACGGCGATGTCCACTCGCGCAACTTCATGCTGACGGACGAGCACCGGGTGAAGCTCATCGACTTCGGCCTCGCGCGGCGCAGCAGCGACGCGGCGGAGGCATCATCCGTCCCCCACGGCGGCCTTCCCGCCTTCATGCCCCCCGAGCGCATCGAGCCCGGCTCGCTCAGCATCAGCAGCCGCCCGGGTGACATGCGCTCGGAGGTGTTCCAGCTGGGGGTGTTGCTCCACCTCATCCTCACGAGCCAGGAGCCCTTCCCGGAGAAGGTGCTGTGGAGACGGCTGGCGCAGTCCATCCGCGCTCAGCCCGCCCCTCGCGCGGTGTGGGCCCCCGAGGGCGAGCGCATCCCGGACGCCCTCGCCGACGTCATCGGCCGCGCCCTCGCCAAGGTCCCCGAGGAGCGCTTCCCCAGCGCCGTGGAGCTGCTGGAGGCCTGGCGGCGCGACGCGCGGACACTCCGGGCCAGGGAGCGTGCACACCCATGA
- a CDS encoding TonB-dependent receptor plug domain-containing protein, translated as MTTVARPVVCSGMALLVLLGGASSARQQEAPGPRKGDAPASSAKAPEKTPESLSELPLEELMQVEIVTPTKQPQTLEQAPAIVSVVTREEIVTWGYRSVAEALEHVPGFYMIRDFVTPNLGVRGLSAGLRSYNRVIKVLVNGQPTTFRADGTNFLGTEFIPMYTIERIEVVRGPASALYGANAYLAVVNVITRKPSEGHVGELTARAAVGPPFGVGGEVLLEQAGKSWGVLGTAGYAYIDRSGYELPVESPNYDLFPTHKSEGDISRPASAFGAVDVAPFDKVSLHVQALYSRLDAFAEFLDFGTLSHDNRLVVDNFTSRAKLDVAPTDWLETSASVGFSTGGPSSHEHLNVGSTETRPRRDFGYHAVDFVLESTARTHRYSLLVGLDLTRDLEKPLTVFTVNNADGSETAPLGIQQEVLFQNLGVYGQGTAHPFSSLSGFGLTANLRYDRHNIYGGVVNYHVALANEFTPKLSMKLRLGTSFLAPNPLYLYAQPLYAGDVVGNPELLPETATTAEAQVLVTPYTWLLLSVNAYLTDTNDTISLIPQGAQTVLPMNVGTSRTLGVETEARYSHGGHRVVATVQAQNTEEEREDPFLGMLSEPAAAYPRILAELAWTWRTGLLGTVGLRGRYVGARRASRGNVLLANEPYLFDPYALLSATWMYEWKHARLQLQVNNLLDSRFAEPGYNGVDLPGYGREATLTFTWAP; from the coding sequence ATGACGACGGTGGCCAGGCCCGTGGTCTGTTCCGGCATGGCCTTGCTCGTCCTCCTGGGCGGCGCTTCCTCCGCCCGGCAACAGGAGGCTCCCGGCCCGCGGAAAGGGGACGCACCCGCGTCCTCCGCGAAGGCTCCCGAGAAGACGCCGGAGTCGCTCTCCGAGCTCCCCCTGGAAGAGCTCATGCAGGTGGAAATCGTCACGCCCACCAAGCAGCCGCAGACGCTGGAGCAGGCGCCCGCCATCGTCTCGGTCGTCACGCGGGAGGAAATCGTGACGTGGGGCTACCGGAGCGTCGCCGAGGCGCTGGAGCACGTCCCCGGCTTCTACATGATACGTGACTTCGTGACGCCCAACCTCGGCGTGCGCGGGCTGAGCGCGGGCCTGCGCTCCTACAACCGCGTCATCAAGGTGTTGGTCAATGGCCAGCCCACCACCTTCCGCGCGGATGGCACCAACTTCCTCGGGACCGAGTTCATCCCCATGTACACCATCGAGCGCATCGAGGTCGTCCGCGGGCCGGCCTCCGCGCTCTATGGGGCGAACGCCTATCTGGCCGTGGTGAATGTCATCACCCGCAAGCCCTCCGAAGGCCATGTCGGCGAGCTCACGGCCCGGGCGGCCGTCGGTCCGCCCTTCGGCGTGGGAGGCGAGGTCCTCCTCGAACAGGCCGGCAAGTCCTGGGGCGTGCTGGGCACCGCGGGCTACGCCTATATCGACCGCTCGGGCTACGAGCTCCCGGTGGAGTCGCCGAACTACGACCTCTTTCCCACGCACAAGAGTGAAGGAGACATCTCGCGGCCCGCGTCTGCCTTTGGCGCCGTCGACGTCGCGCCCTTCGACAAGGTCTCACTTCATGTCCAGGCCCTCTACAGCCGCCTGGACGCGTTCGCCGAGTTCCTCGACTTCGGAACGCTGAGCCATGACAACCGCCTCGTCGTGGACAACTTCACCAGCCGGGCGAAGCTGGACGTCGCGCCCACCGACTGGCTGGAGACCAGCGCCTCGGTGGGCTTCTCCACGGGAGGCCCGTCGAGCCACGAGCACCTGAATGTCGGCTCGACGGAGACACGGCCCCGCCGCGACTTCGGCTATCACGCCGTGGACTTCGTGCTCGAGTCGACCGCGCGGACGCACCGGTACTCGCTGCTCGTGGGCCTCGACCTCACGCGGGATTTGGAGAAGCCGCTCACCGTCTTCACGGTGAACAACGCCGACGGCTCGGAGACCGCGCCGCTGGGCATCCAGCAGGAGGTGTTGTTCCAGAACCTCGGCGTGTATGGCCAGGGCACCGCCCACCCCTTCTCGTCGCTGTCCGGCTTCGGCCTGACGGCGAACCTGCGGTACGACCGGCACAACATCTACGGCGGCGTCGTGAACTACCACGTCGCCCTCGCAAACGAGTTCACCCCGAAGCTGAGCATGAAGCTGCGGCTCGGCACTTCGTTCCTGGCGCCAAACCCGCTGTACCTCTACGCCCAGCCGCTCTACGCGGGGGACGTCGTCGGCAACCCCGAGCTCCTCCCCGAGACGGCCACCACGGCGGAGGCCCAGGTCCTGGTGACGCCGTACACCTGGCTCCTGTTGTCGGTGAACGCGTACCTGACGGACACGAACGACACCATCTCGCTGATTCCGCAGGGCGCGCAGACCGTCCTGCCCATGAACGTGGGCACGTCGAGGACCCTGGGCGTGGAGACGGAGGCCCGGTATTCCCATGGAGGCCACCGCGTGGTCGCGACAGTCCAGGCGCAGAACACGGAGGAGGAGCGGGAGGACCCGTTCCTGGGAATGCTCTCCGAGCCGGCCGCCGCCTACCCGCGCATTCTCGCCGAGCTGGCCTGGACGTGGCGCACCGGGTTGCTGGGCACCGTGGGGCTGCGCGGCCGGTACGTGGGAGCGCGCCGAGCGTCGCGGGGAAACGTCCTGCTCGCCAACGAGCCCTACCTCTTCGACCCCTACGCGCTCCTCAGCGCCACCTGGATGTACGAGTGGAAGCACGCGCGCCTCCAACTCCAGGTCAACAACCTGCTGGACTCGCGGTTCGCCGAGCCCGGCTACAACGGCGTCGATCTGCCCGGCTACGGGCGCGAGGCCACGCTGACCTTCACATGGGCACCGTGA
- a CDS encoding ATP-binding cassette domain-containing protein, producing the protein MSLREWLHRARPKVDPQLRSNDCGISAVKTICDRLGVPMSRAAIAAALPLDVEGLRLDSLKTFFRDHGFGVRTQPLDVNDVAGLEKKLGELSPCLATVREQGTGRLHYVVVDGVVSGRLRILNPTRGQVEHWTAADFIRRAHTVQVPLTEELWRGRIRGQVLEELKKYGVQLETPPTETELAALYNKLLYFSYVKQNFGLKDEAAERAFLADLIHHQQLSSVPQRFRAVEGSEEKRTLATPVVLAVQAPATRADRQVPDATPVHPLRRLLRELGSLRGIWYAFLVAAVFSSVTTHAAVFVNQLLVDEVIPQFDFGVLVTFTLGLGLFRLFDILMGVFTRYVSIHLGLELDRYFLLRFGERMLTGSLLYLRSFTRGDLLERLSDSLKLKSFFTSYFSRIAVNACVSLNSLIVLFVLNWQAASLVLLTLLVLGGLLLAMTPALRKLESERFRNKADLLSCMMEGLEGVQTIRTFNLEAHFSAQLGAQAGRYQETQRKGKLLDLGSNAAVALVTTVASLVLILVCARALIAQQSVTLGQLLTFISLSAKIFSSFTTLIEENLSLQENLVILRRYFDFDEGAARRVSHATEEDVRVDSLEARGLAYRYPSGLGVLEGVDLTLRKGEKVLLQGANGSGKSTLVRLLAGLQPPSGGTVLVNEVARELHGERALRRRVVLVSAEDTLFNETLRFNITFGRRQSTRNVVELARRIGFYDCIVQHPDNLERLIEEGGRNLSTGQRRKVLVLRALLSEADVLIFDEIFRGIDQESKAAIARLLGEIGDRAMLFISHESVPDLPLSRKLLLRGGRIQEGAADGTSARDVA; encoded by the coding sequence ATGAGCCTCCGGGAATGGCTGCACCGGGCCCGTCCGAAGGTGGACCCGCAGCTGAGGAGCAACGACTGCGGCATCAGCGCGGTGAAGACGATTTGCGACCGGCTCGGGGTCCCCATGAGCCGCGCGGCCATTGCCGCCGCGCTCCCGCTGGACGTCGAGGGGCTGCGCCTCGACAGCCTCAAGACGTTCTTCCGGGACCACGGCTTCGGGGTGCGCACGCAGCCGCTGGACGTCAACGATGTCGCGGGGCTGGAGAAGAAGCTGGGTGAGCTCTCCCCGTGTCTGGCCACGGTGCGAGAGCAGGGCACCGGACGGCTGCACTACGTCGTGGTCGACGGGGTGGTGTCGGGGCGGCTGCGCATCCTCAACCCCACGCGCGGACAGGTGGAGCACTGGACGGCGGCCGACTTCATCCGGAGGGCGCACACCGTGCAGGTGCCCCTGACGGAGGAATTGTGGCGCGGCCGCATCCGGGGCCAGGTGCTGGAGGAGCTGAAGAAGTACGGGGTCCAGTTGGAAACGCCACCGACCGAGACCGAGCTGGCGGCGCTGTACAACAAGCTCCTCTACTTCAGCTACGTGAAGCAGAACTTCGGGTTGAAGGACGAGGCGGCCGAGCGGGCCTTCCTCGCCGACCTCATCCACCACCAGCAGCTCTCGTCCGTTCCCCAGCGCTTCCGCGCGGTGGAGGGCAGCGAGGAGAAGCGGACGCTGGCGACACCCGTGGTGCTCGCGGTGCAGGCGCCAGCCACGAGGGCGGACCGGCAGGTGCCGGACGCGACACCCGTCCATCCGCTCCGGCGGCTGTTGAGGGAGCTCGGCTCGCTGCGAGGCATCTGGTACGCCTTCCTCGTGGCCGCCGTGTTCTCGTCCGTGACGACGCACGCCGCCGTGTTCGTCAACCAGCTGCTCGTGGACGAAGTCATCCCCCAGTTCGACTTCGGCGTGCTGGTCACCTTCACGCTGGGCCTGGGACTCTTCAGGCTGTTCGACATCCTCATGGGGGTGTTCACCCGGTACGTGTCGATACACCTGGGCCTGGAGCTGGACCGCTACTTCCTGCTGCGCTTCGGAGAGCGGATGCTGACGGGGAGCCTCCTGTACCTGCGCTCCTTCACGCGGGGAGACCTGCTCGAGCGCCTCAGCGACAGCCTCAAGCTCAAGAGCTTCTTCACGAGCTACTTCTCACGCATCGCCGTCAATGCCTGTGTCTCGCTCAACTCGCTCATCGTGTTGTTCGTGCTCAACTGGCAGGCCGCCTCGCTGGTGCTGCTGACCCTGCTGGTGCTGGGCGGCCTCCTTTTGGCGATGACGCCGGCGCTGCGGAAGCTGGAGAGCGAGCGCTTCCGGAACAAGGCCGACCTGCTCTCCTGCATGATGGAAGGGCTGGAGGGAGTGCAGACCATCCGGACCTTCAACCTGGAGGCGCACTTCAGCGCGCAGCTGGGGGCCCAGGCGGGGCGCTACCAGGAGACGCAGCGCAAGGGGAAGCTGCTCGACCTCGGCAGCAACGCGGCCGTCGCCCTCGTCACCACGGTCGCCTCGCTGGTGCTCATCCTGGTGTGCGCCCGCGCGCTGATTGCCCAGCAGAGCGTCACGCTCGGACAGCTCCTCACCTTCATCTCCCTGTCGGCGAAGATCTTCTCCTCCTTCACCACGCTGATCGAAGAGAACCTGTCGCTGCAGGAGAACCTGGTGATTCTGCGGCGCTACTTCGACTTCGACGAGGGCGCGGCCCGCCGTGTCTCTCACGCGACCGAGGAGGACGTGCGGGTGGATTCGCTGGAGGCGCGGGGGCTCGCCTACCGCTACCCCTCGGGACTGGGCGTCCTGGAAGGAGTGGACCTGACGCTGCGCAAGGGTGAGAAGGTGCTCCTGCAGGGAGCCAACGGGAGCGGGAAGTCCACCCTGGTGCGGCTGCTCGCCGGGCTCCAGCCACCCTCCGGAGGGACGGTGCTGGTCAACGAAGTCGCTCGCGAGCTCCATGGCGAGCGGGCGCTGCGGCGCCGGGTGGTGCTCGTCTCCGCGGAGGACACTCTCTTCAACGAGACACTGCGCTTCAACATCACCTTCGGCCGGCGCCAGAGCACGCGGAACGTCGTGGAGCTGGCGAGGCGAATCGGCTTCTACGACTGCATCGTCCAGCACCCGGACAACCTGGAGCGGCTCATCGAGGAGGGAGGACGCAACCTGTCCACCGGCCAGCGGCGCAAGGTGCTGGTGCTGCGCGCCCTGCTCTCGGAGGCGGACGTGCTGATTTTCGACGAGATATTCCGGGGGATTGACCAGGAGTCGAAGGCCGCCATCGCCAGGCTGCTGGGAGAGATTGGCGACCGGGCGATGCTGTTCATCTCGCACGAGTCCGTGCCGGACCTGCCCCTGAGCCGCAAGCTCCTGCTGCGCGGCGGGCGCATCCAGGAGGGGGCGGCGGACGGCACGTCGGCCCGGGACGTGGCATGA